In a genomic window of Pseudoxanthomonas indica:
- a CDS encoding prolyl oligopeptidase family serine peptidase, with product MKTSFRFSSGLLAMAITAASGQALAADDDLLWLESPHDAKALDWARAATAQTRQQLGASPSHAAVAGELKAILAQPPAEPDQYLLGERVVRFFRDAAHPYGLLQTAPRSGAGVKRDWKTVLDVAALRQSEGIPFELQVFTLGSACLAPTYTRCLLRLSPGGGDEVEIREFDIGQGAFVADGFKVGKSRAFAEWMGPDTLLVASALNDAPKTLAGWPAVVNLWSRGTPLASAKPVYQAQASDAIVQFSTVGNGADTLGVIGRAIDYSTFEVVVVDAQGKQTKLPFPQALKPFGVLGASARHVIAQLAHDETIEGRPYKAETVIAYDTSASAKEGQRVSAVYVPAAGEFVDPAFGGLAVTRDDVLLLSNRNLRQRVVAARFEQGRWKQRQVFEAQPGETVTVRSDGHDSNEFIASVAGFVTPRSQYLINEKGQRTLLAQDPVLMDGSGYTTEIGSATSRDGTSIDYFLLKPRKPAAGPQPLLMTGYGAFGLSMRPGYFDAFVGGPALKLWLERGGAIAIPAIRGGGERGAAWHMAAIREKRQNSYDDFIAVTEHLIKTGFTSADHVGIFGMSNGGLLTATLGTQRPDLFGAVVSDVPLTDLIRMRHMGMGAAWMNEYGNPDDPAQTAAMLKYSPYQNVRKGTKYPPFLVTISTEDNRVGPGHARKLAWRLQQAGATTYFYEDEEGGHGVSDAFRNPELMALRMSFLIDNLMGQH from the coding sequence ATGAAGACAAGCTTCCGTTTTTCCAGTGGCCTGCTGGCCATGGCGATCACCGCGGCCAGTGGCCAGGCCCTGGCAGCCGATGATGATCTGCTGTGGCTGGAATCGCCGCACGATGCCAAGGCCCTGGATTGGGCGCGCGCGGCTACCGCGCAGACCCGCCAGCAACTCGGCGCCTCGCCATCGCATGCGGCGGTGGCCGGTGAACTCAAGGCGATCCTGGCGCAACCGCCGGCCGAGCCGGATCAGTACCTGCTTGGTGAGCGGGTGGTGCGTTTCTTCCGCGACGCCGCCCATCCCTATGGCCTGCTGCAGACCGCGCCACGCAGCGGCGCGGGCGTAAAACGCGACTGGAAGACGGTGCTGGACGTGGCCGCGTTGCGCCAGAGCGAAGGCATCCCGTTCGAGCTGCAGGTGTTCACCCTGGGCAGCGCCTGCCTGGCGCCGACCTACACGCGTTGCCTGCTGCGGCTCTCGCCCGGCGGCGGCGACGAAGTGGAGATCCGCGAGTTTGACATCGGCCAGGGCGCGTTTGTCGCCGATGGCTTCAAGGTCGGCAAGTCGCGCGCCTTCGCCGAATGGATGGGGCCGGACACCCTGCTGGTGGCCAGTGCACTGAATGATGCACCCAAGACGCTGGCCGGCTGGCCGGCAGTGGTCAACCTGTGGTCGCGCGGCACGCCACTGGCCAGCGCCAAGCCGGTGTACCAGGCGCAGGCCAGCGATGCGATCGTGCAGTTTTCCACGGTGGGCAATGGCGCCGATACGCTGGGCGTGATTGGCCGTGCGATCGATTACTCCACTTTCGAGGTGGTGGTGGTGGATGCGCAGGGCAAACAGACCAAGCTGCCTTTCCCGCAGGCCTTGAAGCCGTTCGGCGTGCTGGGCGCCTCCGCGCGCCACGTGATCGCGCAGCTGGCCCATGACGAGACCATCGAGGGCCGGCCGTACAAGGCCGAGACCGTGATCGCCTACGACACCAGCGCCAGCGCGAAGGAAGGCCAGCGGGTTTCGGCGGTGTATGTGCCGGCCGCCGGCGAGTTTGTCGACCCGGCCTTTGGCGGCCTGGCGGTGACCCGCGACGATGTCCTGCTGCTCTCCAACCGCAACCTGCGCCAGCGCGTGGTCGCCGCGCGTTTCGAGCAAGGCCGGTGGAAGCAGCGGCAGGTGTTCGAAGCGCAGCCCGGCGAGACCGTGACCGTGCGCAGCGATGGCCATGACAGCAACGAGTTCATCGCCTCCGTGGCCGGCTTCGTGACCCCGCGCAGCCAGTACCTGATCAACGAGAAGGGTCAGCGCACGCTGTTGGCGCAGGATCCGGTGCTGATGGACGGCAGCGGCTACACCACCGAGATTGGTTCGGCCACCTCCCGGGATGGCACGTCGATCGACTACTTCCTGCTCAAGCCGCGCAAGCCGGCCGCCGGCCCGCAGCCGCTGCTGATGACCGGGTATGGCGCGTTTGGCCTGTCGATGCGCCCGGGCTATTTCGATGCGTTCGTCGGTGGTCCCGCGCTGAAGCTGTGGCTGGAACGCGGCGGTGCGATCGCCATCCCGGCGATTCGTGGCGGCGGCGAGCGTGGTGCGGCCTGGCATATGGCGGCCATCCGCGAGAAGCGACAGAACTCCTACGACGATTTCATCGCGGTGACCGAGCACCTGATCAAGACCGGCTTCACCTCGGCTGATCACGTCGGCATTTTCGGCATGTCCAACGGTGGCTTGTTGACCGCCACCCTGGGTACCCAGCGTCCGGATCTGTTTGGCGCGGTGGTCAGCGATGTGCCGCTCACCGACCTGATCCGCATGCGCCACATGGGCATGGGCGCGGCGTGGATGAACGAGTACGGCAATCCCGATGATCCGGCGCAGACCGCCGCGATGCTGAAGTATTCGCCGTACCAGAACGTCCGCAAGGGAACCAAGTATCCGCCGTTCCTGGTAACCATCTCGACCGAAGACAACCGCGTCGGCCCCGGCCATGCGCGCAAGCTCGCCTGGCGCCTGCAACAGGCCGGCGCCACCACCTACTTCTATGAAGACGAAGAGGGTGGCCATGGCGTAAGTGACGCTTTCCGCAATCCGGAGCTGATGGCGCTGCGGATGAGCTTCCTGATCGACAACCTGATGGGCCAGCACTGA
- a CDS encoding excinuclease ABC subunit UvrA encodes MKPFHPKTGEFVRVRGAREHNLKDVDVDIPRDALVVFSGISGSGKSSLAFGTLYAEAQRRYLESLSPYARRLIDQVGVPAVDAIEGLPPAVALQQQRGTPNVRSTVGSVTTLSSLLRMLYSRAGTYPARQPMLYAEDFSPNTPQGACPNCHGLGYIYDVTEKSMVPDPSLSIRERAIASWPPAWHGQNLRDILVTLGHDVDTPWRDLPKKDRQWILFTEEQPTAPVYAGFTPAETRAALRRKTEPSYMGTFTGARRYILHTFATTQSALMKKRVARFMTGASCPVCKGRRLKREALSVTFAGLDIGSLSQLSLDRISEVLAPAADGHFNAPSRAATRSKSATRQDTARRVAKGGPAHEGSSDVRRTPDLSEEKRIAAQRITQDLRDRIGALQALGLGYLSLDRATPTLSSGELQRLRLATQIRSQLFGVVYVLDEPTAGLHPADAEALHDALGQLKATGNTLFVVEHDLDTLRRADWLVDVGPGAGQHGGRVMYSGPPEGLRDVAQSKTGRYLFASERAPRRDKRTPAGWLQLTGIHRNNLHGLDVRFPLGAFTAVTGVSGSGKSSLVSQALVELVGDHLGHEPVVEENEGELPQPTAIARTTGRLRVDANALRRMINVDQKPIGRTPRSNLATYTGLFDHVRKLFAATPAARKRRYGVGRFSFNVAQGRCETCEGEGFVQVELLFMPSVYAPCPTCHGSRYNDKTLEVDWNGKNIAQVLAMTVDEAMQFFAGEAAIHKPLSLLQAMGLDYLRLGQPATELSGGEAQRIKLASELQRSQRGDSLYVLDEPTTGLHPADVDKLMVQLHALVDAGNTVVVVEHDMRVVADADWVIDIGPGAGEQGGMVVAEGPPAMVAKARGSATAAYLQQALNPA; translated from the coding sequence ATGAAACCCTTCCACCCCAAGACTGGCGAGTTCGTCCGCGTCCGCGGCGCCCGCGAGCACAACCTCAAGGACGTGGACGTGGACATCCCGCGTGATGCGCTGGTGGTGTTCTCCGGCATTTCCGGTTCCGGCAAGTCGTCGCTGGCCTTCGGCACCCTGTACGCCGAGGCGCAACGCCGCTACCTGGAGTCGCTGTCGCCGTATGCGCGGCGCTTGATCGATCAAGTCGGCGTGCCGGCCGTCGACGCCATCGAAGGCCTGCCACCGGCGGTGGCGCTGCAGCAACAACGTGGCACGCCCAACGTGCGCTCCACCGTGGGCAGCGTGACCACGCTGTCCAGCCTGCTGCGCATGCTCTACTCGCGCGCCGGCACGTACCCGGCGCGCCAGCCGATGTTGTACGCCGAAGACTTTTCACCCAACACCCCGCAAGGCGCCTGCCCGAATTGCCACGGCCTGGGCTACATCTACGACGTCACCGAAAAATCGATGGTGCCGGACCCGTCGTTGAGTATCCGCGAGCGCGCCATCGCCTCCTGGCCACCGGCCTGGCACGGCCAGAACCTGCGCGACATCCTGGTCACCCTGGGCCATGACGTCGACACGCCCTGGCGGGATCTGCCGAAGAAGGATCGGCAGTGGATCCTGTTCACCGAGGAGCAGCCGACCGCGCCGGTATACGCCGGTTTCACTCCCGCCGAAACGCGTGCGGCGCTGCGCCGCAAGACCGAGCCCAGCTACATGGGCACCTTCACCGGCGCGCGTCGCTACATCCTGCATACCTTCGCCACCACCCAGAGCGCGCTGATGAAGAAGCGCGTGGCCCGTTTCATGACCGGCGCATCGTGCCCGGTCTGCAAGGGACGCCGGCTGAAGCGCGAGGCGCTGTCGGTGACCTTCGCGGGCCTGGACATCGGCAGCCTGTCGCAACTGTCTCTGGATCGGATCAGCGAGGTGCTGGCGCCCGCGGCCGACGGTCACTTCAACGCGCCTTCGCGCGCCGCCACGCGCAGCAAGTCGGCAACGCGGCAGGACACCGCCCGACGGGTGGCCAAGGGCGGGCCGGCGCATGAAGGCAGCTCGGACGTGCGGCGCACGCCGGATCTGTCGGAAGAAAAGCGCATTGCCGCGCAACGCATCACCCAGGATCTGCGCGATCGCATCGGCGCGCTGCAGGCGCTGGGCCTGGGTTATCTGTCGCTGGATCGCGCCACGCCCACGCTGTCATCGGGTGAACTGCAACGGCTGCGGCTGGCCACCCAGATCCGATCCCAGCTGTTCGGCGTGGTCTATGTGCTGGATGAACCCACGGCCGGCCTGCATCCGGCCGATGCCGAGGCGCTGCACGATGCCCTGGGCCAGCTCAAGGCCACGGGCAATACGCTGTTCGTGGTCGAGCATGATCTGGATACGCTGCGCCGTGCCGACTGGCTGGTGGACGTCGGCCCGGGGGCGGGACAACACGGGGGCCGGGTGATGTACAGCGGTCCGCCCGAGGGTCTGCGCGATGTGGCCCAGTCGAAGACGGGACGCTATCTGTTCGCGAGCGAGCGTGCGCCCCGGCGCGACAAGCGTACGCCTGCCGGCTGGCTGCAACTCACTGGCATCCATCGCAACAACCTGCACGGGCTGGACGTGCGCTTTCCGCTCGGCGCGTTCACTGCCGTCACCGGCGTCTCCGGTTCCGGCAAATCGAGCCTGGTGAGCCAGGCGCTGGTGGAACTGGTCGGCGATCACCTGGGCCATGAACCTGTGGTGGAAGAGAACGAAGGCGAGCTGCCGCAACCGACCGCCATCGCGCGCACGACCGGTCGCCTGCGCGTCGACGCCAACGCCCTGCGGCGGATGATCAATGTCGATCAAAAACCGATTGGCCGCACGCCGCGATCCAACCTGGCCACCTACACCGGTCTGTTCGATCACGTGCGCAAACTGTTCGCCGCCACCCCGGCCGCCAGGAAGCGACGCTACGGCGTGGGCCGCTTCTCCTTCAACGTGGCGCAGGGCCGCTGCGAGACCTGCGAAGGCGAGGGCTTCGTGCAGGTGGAACTGTTGTTCATGCCCAGCGTGTATGCGCCCTGCCCCACCTGTCACGGCAGCCGCTACAACGACAAGACCCTGGAAGTGGACTGGAACGGCAAAAACATCGCGCAGGTGCTGGCGATGACCGTCGACGAGGCCATGCAGTTCTTCGCCGGCGAAGCCGCGATCCACAAGCCGCTGTCACTGCTGCAGGCGATGGGCCTGGACTATCTGCGCCTGGGCCAACCCGCCACCGAACTGTCGGGCGGCGAGGCGCAACGGATCAAGCTGGCCAGCGAACTGCAGCGCAGCCAACGCGGTGATTCGCTGTACGTGCTGGATGAACCCACCACCGGCCTGCATCCGGCCGACGTCGACAAGCTGATGGTGCAGTTGCATGCGCTGGTGGACGCCGGCAATACGGTGGTGGTGGTGGAACACGACATGCGGGTGGTGGCCGATGCCGACTGGGTCATCGACATCGGTCCGGGCGCCGGTGAGCAGGGCGGCATGGTGGTGGCGGAAGGACCGCCGGCCATGGTGGCGAAGGCGCGTGGCAGTGCCACCGCAGCCTATCTGCAGCAGGCCCTCAATCCAGCTTGA
- a CDS encoding RNA polymerase sigma factor — protein sequence MRDFNQALVRMLQLRLGSYEDAREVAQEAYAKLLVAGDSKVVSYHRAYLFRIAQNLATDLLRKRAYTELPEPIDLGLWRDPVANPERAARLSQVLHKLPAILAELPDNCTEAFRLVRIKQLSFAEAAACMGLTERMVRIHVARALAHCQQHLDGITDEYAGEGHE from the coding sequence ATGCGCGACTTCAACCAGGCGCTGGTGCGGATGCTGCAGTTGCGCCTGGGCTCGTATGAGGATGCCCGCGAAGTGGCGCAGGAGGCCTACGCCAAGCTGCTGGTGGCGGGCGACAGCAAGGTGGTCAGCTACCACCGCGCCTACCTGTTCCGGATTGCGCAGAACTTGGCCACCGATCTGTTACGCAAGCGCGCCTACACCGAGCTGCCCGAACCCATCGACCTGGGCCTGTGGCGCGACCCGGTGGCCAATCCGGAACGCGCCGCGCGGCTGTCACAGGTGCTGCATAAACTGCCGGCCATCCTGGCCGAGCTCCCCGACAACTGCACCGAGGCCTTCCGCCTGGTGCGCATCAAGCAACTTAGCTTTGCCGAAGCCGCGGCGTGCATGGGCCTGACCGAACGCATGGTGCGCATCCATGTGGCCCGGGCGCTGGCGCATTGCCAACAACATCTGGACGGCATCACGGACGAGTACGCAGGAGAAGGACATGAATAA
- a CDS encoding TonB-dependent receptor — protein MIPRMRRAALVTFLSLAVSAPTLAAERAAARKDFHIPPQPLDEALLAFSQQAGVELAAVGDFSQAGRSAAVDGIMTPQAALERLLGGSAFEYAIQPNGMVTVSALRAHTSPAPAATMRLERAATTTPIVTRNVATIVVTARKRDERLIDVPMAISAVSGERIELLGLDSAAEVAKLTPAVSSVDIGGGFTQLQIRGVSSSIGGNDNGYYLDDVAFSGVTVPWHPDTRSFDLERVEILKGPQGTLFGEGSLGGTIRILTRAPELDQFRARVELGVASTESGGSGDSAKLMANLPLIDDHLALRVIATEETLPGWLDDAASGRRNDNRQAIATRRARLRWSPDDRWLTDVSYMRSTTDAMGGGYSAADDGQVDATLGNDSQWQSSSFTTSYLSGHSRFSYIYSDSSLGYQLNGSLNPASPTTGSIAIDVSTQELRWSYALDDRLDWVAGYAHRRAARTDHLVVAEATSMASQSNRADTLYAEGTLRSRDGQWSVTAGLRYFLDRVDGISAGDDIVSTAKDRFESVNPRVIIARQLSPEMLWYATASTGFRSGQLQPITSLVTAQALGTELPLSIKPDSITSYELGFKQQLADQRVLLQGALFQSRWRDLPVRVPLDDDFNGIANSRGARIRGAEAGIRYNAPSSLSLEVNAGLVDARYLADVPGTPLRKGSTVYNVPKLTASAAASYAWWVAGDLTAVASATAFYNSERTTSLVVGRSGDAILSIGARVGLESPRGWAGYLYVDNLGNEDGAVDGRTAFDVATRLRPRTYGMELRYAY, from the coding sequence GTGATACCACGCATGCGGCGCGCGGCGCTGGTCACGTTCCTCTCGCTTGCGGTGTCGGCGCCGACGCTGGCTGCCGAACGCGCTGCCGCGCGCAAGGACTTCCATATTCCGCCGCAGCCGCTGGATGAGGCCCTGCTCGCTTTCTCGCAGCAGGCCGGAGTGGAGCTGGCGGCGGTGGGCGATTTCAGCCAGGCCGGACGCAGCGCGGCGGTGGACGGCATCATGACCCCGCAGGCGGCGTTGGAACGGCTGTTGGGTGGCAGCGCTTTCGAGTACGCCATCCAGCCCAATGGCATGGTCACCGTCTCGGCGCTGCGCGCGCACACCTCGCCGGCGCCAGCGGCGACCATGCGCCTGGAACGCGCCGCCACCACCACGCCAATCGTCACCCGCAACGTGGCCACCATCGTGGTGACCGCTCGCAAGCGCGACGAACGCCTGATTGACGTGCCGATGGCGATCTCCGCCGTCAGTGGCGAGCGGATCGAACTGCTGGGCCTGGACAGCGCGGCCGAGGTGGCCAAGCTGACGCCGGCGGTGAGCAGCGTGGATATTGGCGGCGGCTTTACCCAGCTGCAGATCCGCGGCGTTTCCAGTTCCATCGGCGGCAACGACAACGGCTACTACCTGGACGATGTCGCCTTCAGCGGCGTCACCGTGCCCTGGCATCCGGACACGCGCTCGTTCGATCTGGAACGCGTCGAGATCCTCAAGGGTCCGCAGGGCACGCTGTTTGGCGAAGGATCGCTGGGCGGCACCATCCGTATCCTCACCCGCGCGCCGGAACTGGATCAGTTCCGCGCCCGCGTCGAACTGGGCGTCGCAAGTACCGAATCCGGTGGCAGCGGTGACAGCGCCAAGCTGATGGCCAACCTGCCGTTGATCGACGACCACCTGGCGCTGCGCGTGATCGCCACCGAGGAAACGCTGCCGGGTTGGCTGGATGATGCCGCCAGCGGCCGTCGCAACGACAACCGTCAGGCGATCGCCACCCGGCGTGCGCGCTTGCGCTGGTCGCCCGATGACCGCTGGTTGACGGATGTCAGTTATATGCGATCGACCACCGACGCCATGGGCGGCGGCTACTCGGCCGCGGATGACGGGCAAGTGGATGCGACGCTGGGCAACGACTCGCAATGGCAAAGCAGCAGTTTCACGACCAGCTATCTCAGCGGCCATTCGCGCTTCAGCTACATCTACTCAGACAGCAGCCTGGGCTACCAGCTCAATGGCAGCCTCAACCCCGCCAGCCCCACCACCGGCTCGATCGCCATCGACGTGAGCACACAGGAACTGCGCTGGAGTTACGCGCTCGATGATCGCCTGGACTGGGTCGCCGGCTACGCCCATCGGCGGGCGGCGCGCACGGATCACCTGGTGGTGGCGGAGGCGACTTCGATGGCCAGCCAGTCCAATCGCGCCGACACGCTGTACGCCGAAGGCACGCTGCGCAGTCGCGATGGACAGTGGTCCGTCACCGCGGGCCTGCGCTACTTCCTGGATCGGGTCGATGGCATATCGGCCGGCGACGACATCGTGTCCACCGCCAAGGACCGCTTCGAGAGCGTGAACCCGCGCGTGATCATCGCGCGGCAGCTGTCGCCTGAGATGCTGTGGTACGCCACCGCCAGTACCGGTTTCCGCTCCGGCCAGCTGCAGCCGATCACGTCGCTGGTGACGGCGCAGGCGCTGGGCACGGAGTTGCCGCTGTCGATCAAACCCGACTCCATCACGTCCTACGAACTGGGCTTCAAGCAGCAGCTGGCCGACCAGCGCGTGCTGCTGCAAGGTGCGCTGTTCCAGAGCCGTTGGCGGGATTTGCCGGTGCGGGTGCCGCTGGACGATGACTTCAACGGCATCGCCAACTCGCGTGGCGCGCGCATCCGTGGCGCGGAAGCGGGCATCCGCTACAACGCGCCGTCCAGCCTGAGCCTGGAGGTCAACGCAGGCCTGGTGGATGCGCGCTACCTGGCCGATGTACCGGGCACGCCGCTGCGCAAGGGCTCCACCGTCTACAACGTGCCCAAGCTCACCGCGTCGGCGGCGGCCAGCTATGCCTGGTGGGTGGCGGGCGATCTGACGGCCGTGGCCTCGGCGACGGCGTTCTACAACTCCGAGCGGACCACTTCGCTGGTGGTGGGTCGCAGCGGCGATGCCATTCTCTCGATCGGCGCGCGCGTGGGGCTTGAATCGCCGCGCGGCTGGGCCGGTTACCTGTACGTCGACAACCTTGGCAACGAAGACGGCGCAGTCGACGGGCGCACCGCCTTCGACGTGGCGACCCGGCTCAGACCACGCACCTACGGAATGGAGCTGCGCTACGCCTACTGA
- a CDS encoding TonB-dependent receptor, with translation MSRRNHVPLFRHASGPRCTRLAAGIVAALLLAPAAFAQDAAPSSTDGAAATDTTPASEKSQEAVTLGNVIVTARKRDERQLDVPIAMNAVTGEQIDAMGLLNVTDVINITPGASSIDTGGGFTQVQIRGVSSSLGGNDNGYYIDETPFTGVTVPWYPDARSFDIDRVEILKGPQGTLFGEGSMGGTVRIITRKPDFDRFAAGVELNASQVSGGSDGWGAKAYANIPLVDDMLALRVAVTDETTPGWIDNAVTGEKNVNDNDIRTQRAKLRFAPVDNWTIDLSYWKYKSDSAAASNAAYDDMTNDSFLANQNEWDSSSLTSTYDFENSQLVYVFSDADLTYGQFGDLAPGIPLTAVIDIGVRTHELRWASTGERKLDWTAGYYLRKATREDVLDIPGIVESTSTQVNDAYAFFGEATLNFNAQWALTAGLRYFKDEVDGADAAADGSVSTLDASFDSWNPRVALSYKPSQDTTFYASAAKGFRSGQLQPIGSIILAEAFGVELPSTIDPDTIWTYELGVKSLFAEGTVLLEGAVFYSDWEGVAVRVPITPQINGLANSDGTTNYGVEVNLVYTPDSHLTVQAGGSWIDATYSADVPGTPLFKGTPVYNVPKTTFNLSAAYGWDIGQNLRGIASSLLQYESARETALTAGTPGDPRTRIGARVGLESPAGWAVYLYGENLTNEDGAINARSASQFDGNGDLLRLGAADRYQPRTYGVLFRYDY, from the coding sequence ATGTCCCGTCGCAATCACGTCCCTTTGTTCCGCCACGCCTCTGGCCCGCGCTGTACGCGATTGGCCGCCGGCATCGTCGCCGCGCTGCTGTTGGCGCCGGCCGCCTTTGCGCAGGATGCCGCCCCTTCCTCCACTGATGGCGCCGCCGCCACCGACACTACGCCGGCCAGCGAGAAATCGCAGGAAGCGGTGACCCTGGGCAACGTCATCGTGACCGCACGCAAGCGCGACGAACGCCAGCTCGACGTGCCGATTGCCATGAACGCGGTGACGGGCGAACAGATCGACGCCATGGGCCTGCTCAACGTCACCGATGTCATCAACATCACCCCGGGCGCTTCCTCCATCGATACCGGCGGCGGCTTCACCCAGGTGCAGATCCGCGGCGTTTCCAGTTCGCTGGGCGGCAACGACAACGGCTACTACATCGACGAAACCCCGTTCACCGGCGTCACCGTGCCCTGGTATCCGGACGCGCGCTCGTTCGACATCGATCGGGTTGAAATCCTCAAGGGTCCGCAGGGCACGCTGTTCGGCGAAGGCTCGATGGGCGGCACCGTGCGCATCATCACCCGCAAGCCCGACTTCGATCGCTTTGCCGCCGGCGTGGAGCTCAACGCCTCGCAAGTGAGCGGCGGCAGCGATGGCTGGGGCGCCAAGGCCTACGCCAACATTCCGCTGGTCGATGACATGCTGGCGCTGCGCGTGGCGGTGACCGACGAGACCACGCCCGGCTGGATCGATAATGCCGTCACCGGCGAGAAGAACGTCAACGACAACGACATCCGCACCCAGCGCGCCAAGCTGCGCTTTGCGCCGGTCGACAACTGGACCATCGATCTGTCGTACTGGAAGTACAAGTCCGACAGCGCGGCCGCTTCCAACGCCGCCTACGACGACATGACCAATGATTCGTTCCTGGCCAACCAGAACGAGTGGGACTCCAGCAGCCTCACCAGCACCTACGACTTCGAGAACTCGCAGCTGGTCTATGTGTTCTCCGACGCGGACCTGACCTACGGCCAGTTCGGCGACCTGGCACCGGGCATTCCGCTGACCGCGGTGATCGACATCGGCGTGCGCACGCACGAGCTGCGCTGGGCCTCGACCGGTGAGCGCAAGCTGGACTGGACGGCGGGCTATTACCTGCGCAAGGCCACGCGCGAGGACGTACTGGATATTCCGGGCATCGTGGAAAGCACCTCCACCCAGGTCAACGATGCCTACGCGTTCTTCGGCGAAGCCACGTTGAACTTCAATGCGCAGTGGGCGTTGACCGCGGGCCTGCGCTATTTCAAGGACGAAGTCGACGGCGCCGATGCCGCGGCCGATGGCAGCGTGTCCACGCTCGATGCCAGCTTCGACAGCTGGAACCCGCGCGTGGCGCTGTCCTACAAACCCAGCCAGGACACCACCTTCTACGCCAGCGCGGCGAAGGGTTTCCGCTCCGGCCAGTTGCAGCCGATTGGTTCGATCATCCTGGCCGAGGCGTTCGGCGTTGAACTGCCGTCCACCATCGATCCCGACACCATCTGGACCTACGAGCTGGGCGTGAAGTCCTTGTTTGCCGAAGGCACGGTGCTGCTGGAAGGCGCGGTGTTCTACAGCGACTGGGAAGGCGTGGCGGTGCGCGTGCCGATCACCCCGCAGATCAACGGCCTGGCCAATTCCGATGGCACCACCAACTACGGCGTGGAGGTCAACCTGGTTTATACGCCCGACAGCCACCTGACCGTGCAGGCTGGCGGCAGCTGGATCGACGCGACCTACTCGGCCGATGTGCCGGGCACGCCGCTGTTCAAGGGCACGCCGGTCTACAACGTGCCCAAGACCACCTTCAATCTCTCCGCCGCCTACGGCTGGGACATTGGCCAGAACCTGCGCGGCATTGCATCGAGCCTGCTGCAGTACGAGTCGGCGCGCGAAACCGCACTCACCGCCGGCACGCCCGGTGATCCGCGCACGCGCATTGGCGCGCGCGTTGGCCTGGAATCACCGGCCGGCTGGGCGGTGTACCTGTACGGCGAAAACCTGACCAATGAAGACGGCGCCATCAACGCCCGCAGCGCCAGCCAGTTCGACGGCAACGGCGATCTGCTGCGGCTGGGTGCGGCCGATCGCTACCAGCCGCGCACCTACGGTGTGCTGTTCCGCTACGACTACTGA
- a CDS encoding FecR family protein, translating into MNKTDQNARTLAVEQASQWLVRLQDDAVSDADLEAWGDWMTQPENARAFDDISALWEATAALSSESLEQAAAARAEGAPAPISASTSTTAATPASASTSAGATRTLLHRRRRKPWLAAAAIAASCALVAVGVFKLLPGTPPPADQQWVTGKGERRELQLADGSRVVLDADSQLRVVFADGHRDLQLPRGRAHFAVAHDPARPFRVQAGGIVSQAIGTRFSVAHASADQVAVVVDEGRVRVSERAAGKRDAAGPVAARTLDLVRNQRARYGALGGLQGPQPINADLAGAWKEGSVIYQREPLASVVEDLNRYSRIPLRLEDSSMGSLLVTGRWESASVDTWVEGLAKALHLEVVRKPDVILLAARKPVQRDTPPLSTP; encoded by the coding sequence ATGAATAAGACCGACCAGAACGCGCGCACGCTGGCGGTGGAGCAGGCCAGCCAATGGCTGGTCCGCCTGCAGGATGACGCCGTGTCCGATGCGGATCTCGAAGCCTGGGGCGACTGGATGACGCAGCCGGAAAACGCGCGCGCCTTCGACGACATCAGCGCGCTGTGGGAAGCCACGGCGGCGTTGTCTTCCGAGTCGCTGGAGCAGGCCGCGGCCGCACGCGCAGAAGGCGCACCGGCGCCAATATCCGCGTCCACATCGACGACTGCGGCAACACCGGCATCCGCATCCACCTCCGCGGGTGCGACACGAACCCTGTTGCACCGTCGCCGCCGCAAGCCCTGGCTGGCCGCCGCCGCCATTGCCGCCAGCTGCGCGCTGGTGGCGGTGGGCGTGTTCAAGCTGTTGCCAGGCACGCCGCCACCCGCCGATCAGCAATGGGTCACCGGCAAGGGCGAACGCCGCGAGCTGCAGCTGGCCGATGGATCCCGCGTGGTGCTGGATGCCGACAGCCAGTTGCGCGTGGTGTTTGCCGACGGTCATCGTGATCTGCAGCTGCCACGCGGCCGCGCCCACTTCGCGGTGGCGCATGATCCGGCGCGGCCTTTCCGCGTGCAGGCCGGCGGCATCGTCAGTCAGGCCATCGGCACGCGTTTCAGCGTGGCGCATGCGTCGGCCGATCAGGTCGCGGTGGTGGTGGACGAAGGGCGGGTGCGGGTGAGCGAACGCGCAGCAGGCAAACGCGACGCGGCTGGCCCTGTCGCCGCACGCACGCTCGACCTGGTCAGGAACCAGCGCGCGCGCTACGGCGCGCTGGGCGGACTGCAGGGTCCGCAGCCGATCAATGCCGATCTGGCCGGCGCATGGAAGGAGGGCAGCGTGATCTATCAACGCGAACCGTTGGCCAGCGTGGTGGAAGATCTCAATCGCTATTCGCGCATTCCGTTGCGGCTGGAAGACAGCTCGATGGGCAGCCTGCTGGTGACCGGCCGCTGGGAAAGCGCCAGCGTCGACACCTGGGTGGAAGGCCTGGCCAAGGCCTTGCATCTGGAGGTGGTGCGCAAGCCGGATGTGATCCTGTTGGCGGCGCGCAAGCCCGTGCAACGCGACACTCCGCCGCTGTCGACGCCTTAG